The following are from one region of the Salvia splendens isolate huo1 chromosome 2, SspV2, whole genome shotgun sequence genome:
- the LOC121771141 gene encoding glycosyltransferase family 92 protein RCOM_0530710-like → MAREKSLRASFLYVVVSVFFFASLYHYLNGTVSTFSSAAIVSFSAAAKSPFHSRSLPSTAVLVHDWQVLVILTPETPPPPDLTAYSCIFNTGEISPARFSGMLPYPDRGTFICLFPIRARRRSPFLQPILSPTPRKLPATAPSSPPPLPLWSNLVYDSLTTESDVVLFVKGIHTRQGSNRKPIEFRCVFFFSSATAADGVRTAVTHSKQEVFRCRRPNITAVNSVGAGTELVRISLEIVAENRVVPSVAYYTPPRRLAPHGGKSLLCAATMVYDVTKYLKEWVLYHAKIGVEKFLLYDNGSDDDLAKTVAELADDGYDVAAYTWRWPKTQEAGFSHSAIYASEACTWMIYIDVDEFVYSPAWNNLTSPSPELLQLGIANSSDKLGQISINCREFGPSEQKIHPVLGVIYGYDCRRRLENRHKSVVRLSAVDSSLMNAIHHFYLKEGFKTRRLNTTAMVVNHYKYQAWPEFKAKFRRRVSAYVLDWTQKMNPKSNDRTPGLGFSPVEPAGWPEKFCEVRDEALKDLVIRWFGIESEFGIKMPWER, encoded by the coding sequence ATGGCTCGGGAAAAAAGCCTCAGAGCGAGTTTTCTATACGTCGTCGTTTCGGTCTTCTTCTTCGCCTCTCTCTACCACTACCTCAACGGCACCGTTTCCACATTCTCCTCCGCCGCAATCGTCTCCTTCTCAGCCGCAGCCAAATCCCCCTTCCACAGCCGATCACTCCCCAGCACCGCCGTCCTCGTCCACGACTGGCAGGTCCTCGTCATCCTCACGCCGGAAACCCCTCCGCCGCCGGATCTCACCGCCTACTCCTGCATATTCAACACAGGAGAGATCTCCCCGGCGCGATTCTCCGGCATGCTTCCCTACCCCGATCGAGGCACCTTCATCTGCCTATTCCCAATCCGAGCTCGCCGGAGATCGCCTTTTCTGCAGCCGATTTTATCACCGACGCCGCGGAAATTACCGGCGACTGCTCCATCGTCTCCTCCGCCGCTGCCGCTGTGGTCGAATCTCGTATACGACTCCTTAACGACGGAATCCGATGTCGTATTGTTCGTGAAGGGGATCCACACGCGGCAGGGGTCAAATCGGAAACCGATCGAGTTCCGCTGcgttttcttcttctcctccgcCACTGCTGCTGACGGCGTCAGAACCGCCGTCACTCATTCCAAGCAGGAAGTGTTCCGCTGCCGACGGCCGAACATAACGGCCGTTAACTCCGTTGGCGCGGGAACGGAATTAGTGAGAATCTCCTTAGAAATAGTAGCGGAAAATCGGGTGGTCCCCTCCGTGGCGTACTACACTCCCCCGCGCAGGTTAGCGCCACACGGCGGAAAGTCGCTACTGTGCGCTGCTACCATGGTTTACGACGTGACGAAGTACCTCAAGGAGTGGGTGTTGTACCACGCCAAAATCGGCGTCGAGAAATTCCTCCTCTACGACAACGGCAGCGACGACGACTTAGCTAAAACGGTGGCGGAGCTCGCCGACGACGGATACGACGTCGCAGCGTACACGTGGCGGTGGCCGAAGACACAGGAGGCAGGGTTCTCTCACAGCGCGATCTACGCTTCGGAGGCTTGTACCTGGATGATCTACATCGACGTCGACGAGTTCGTCTACTCGCCGGCGTGGAACAACCTCACATCGCCGTCGCCGGAGCTTCTCCAGCTCGGAATCGCTAATTCATCGGACAAATTAGGTCAAATCAGCATCAATTGCCGCGAATTCGGACCGTCGGAGCAGAAAATCCACCCGGTTTTGGGGGTAATCTACGGCTACgactgccgccgccgcctcgaGAATCGGCACAAATCGGTGGTGCGGTTGAGCGCCGTCGATAGCTCCCTAATGAATGCGATCCACCATTTCTACTTAAAAGAAGGATTCAAAACCCGGAGACTGAACACGACGGCGATGGTGGTGAATCACTACAAATACCAGGCGTGGCCGGAGTTCAAGGCCAAATTCCGGCGGCGCGTGTCGGCGTACGTTCTGGATTGGACGCAGAAGATGAACCCAAAGTCGAATGACCGGACCCCGGGGCTAGGGTTTTCTCCAGTCGAGCCGGCTGGGTGGCCGGAAAAGTTCTGCGAGGTTCGGGATGAGGCGTTGAAGGATTTGGTGATCCGGTGGTTCGGAATCGAGTCGGAATTCGGGATCAAAATGCCATGGGAAAGATGA